A region of the Gallaecimonas mangrovi genome:
ATAAGGCTGTCAACACCGTCCAGTACCTCACCGCCTTGACGGCTTGGCGGCGGCGTTACCGCCAGCACCCGGGTTCTAGCGCTAAGCTCCACGCCCAGTTCAGTACCAGTAATCACATCCAAAGGTTTTCGTTTGGCCTTCATGATATTGGGTAAAGAGGCATAGCGCGGCTCGTTAAGACGAAGGTCGGTAGTGACCAGGGCCGGCAACGTTAGCGCCAGGGTTTCAAGCCCACCGTCCACTTCCCGGGTAACCAAAAGTTCCTGGCCATTTAACGCAACCTTGGAAGCAAAAATGGCTTGTGGCCAATCGTTAATGGCCGCCAGCATTTGCCCGGTTTGGTTGTTGTCTGAATCAATGGCCTGCTTCCCCATTAACACCAAGTCAGGCTGTTCTTGCTGGCAGACCTTGGCCAGTAATTTGGCCACCAGCAACGAGTCTAAGCCGTCTTCCGTTTTGACTAAAATGGCTCTGTCTGCGCCTAGCGCCAAGGCTGTGCGCAGCTGTTCCTGGCAAGCATCAGCCCCCACCGACACCGCCACCACTTCCTCAGCTTTGCCCTGCTCTTTTAAACGTACCGCTTCTTCGACGGCTATCTCGCAAAAAGGATTGATGGCCATTTTGGTATTGGCCAAGTCAACGCCGCTATTGTCGCCTTTGACGCGAACCTTGACGTTGTAATCAATGACGCGTTTCACCGCGACCAAAATCTTCATGGCATAGCCCTCTTCTGCGTCTTGCCATAGTGGCACTGGACCCGTGCCACCTTTACCGCCAAAATACTTACTGTTAACGTAAACGTCAACTTTAAGATTTTAGGCTAGGCGGCATCAAAAAGCCGCCTGGTAGTGAGGAGTGGTTATGGAACGCGAAACCATGGAGTTCGATGTGGTTGTTGTTGGCGCCGGGCCAGCCGGGCTCAGCGCCGCCTGCCGGTTAAAACAGTTAAATTCAGCATTATCGGTATGCGTGGTAGAGAAAGGCTCAGAGGTGGGAGCCCATATCCTAAGTGGCGCCCTTTTTGACCCCAAAGCGCTAAAAGAGCTTTTTGCCGACTTCATGGAACGCCGGGCGCCGCTAGACACCGCCGTCACCCAAGATAAGCTTTATATCCTTAAAGAAAACGGCCAACAGACCATACCCCACTGGGCGGTGCCCCCTTCGCTACACAACAACGGTAGCTTCATTATTAGCCTGGGTAATTTCTGCCGCTGGCTCGCAGAACAAGCCGAAGCGCTGGGGGTGGAGATTTACCCGGGGTTTCCCGGCAGCGAACTGTTGTTTGATGACAACGGCAGTGTCTGTGGCGTCATTACCGGCGATATGGGCCGCAACAACGATGGCAGTCCGGGTACCCAGTTTCAGCCGGGGCTGGCATTAAAAGCCCGTTATACCTTATTAGCGGAGGGATGCCGCGGTCATTTGGGCAAAGCCGTCATTGACCGCTTTGACTTAGATAAAGATAAAACGCCCCAGCATTATGCCATTGGCTTTAAAGAACTGTGGCGTATTCCGCCACGTCAGCATCAGCCGGGCTTAGTGATCCATGGCAGTGGTTGGCCCTTGGATAAAACGGCCGCAGGCGGCAGCTTTTTATATCATCTAGAAAAAGACCTGGTTTCAGTAGGGTTAATTATCGACTTAAACTACCGTGACCCTTACCTTTCTCCTTTTGATGAATTTCAGCGTCTGAAGCAGCACCCGCTTTATGCGCAGTATCTGAAAGACGGTGAACGCTTAAGTTATGGTGCCAGGGCGATTGCCAAAGGTGGCTTACAAGCGCTGCCGCAAATGGTATTTCCGGGTGGTTTTTTGATTGGCTGTGATGCTGGCACACTCAATGGCGCGCGTATTAAAGGCAGCCATACCGCCATGAAATCAGGCCTATTAGCGGCAGAGGCCATTGCCGATGCTGTGGCAACGAATACCCCAGTAACAGCCGAACATTTCCAGCTGCGCCTAAAAGATTCATGGCTTTATAAAGAACTTTATCAGGCCCGCAATTTTAACGCTGCCCTTCATAAATGGGGGCCTATTGCCGGCGGAGCCATTAATTGGTTGGAACAGACCCTTTTTAAAGGTAAAGCCCCTTGGACAATAACAGACCCATTGGCAGATCATTTGCATTTAGAAACAATTGACAGCCATCAACCACGGCATTATCCGAAAGCGGACGGAAAACTCACTTTTGACAGGTTAAGTTCAGTTTTTATTTCAAATACCAACCATGCGGAAAATCAACCCTGCCATTTAAAGCTAAAAGATCCTGAACTGGCAGTAGGATACAATTTGAAACGTTTTGCTGAACCGGCACAACGTTACTGCCCAGCAGGTGTTTATGAGATTGTTGAAGAAGGCGGACATCCTCGTTTACAAATCAATGCACAAAACTGCATTCATTGTAAAACCTGCGATATAAAAGACCCGACACTTAATATTCAATGGTGCCCACCAGAAGGCGGTGGCGGTCCAAACTACCCAAACATGTAAAAAAAAGCGGTAATTACCGCTTTTTTTTCTTTTAGGGCTTGCAAGAACCCCGATCCTTTTTTAAAAATATACTATCTTTTATTTTACGCTAAAAACCCTAAGGGAACGCACATGTCAGATTTTCTGCAAATTCTGGGCAACCAACGTCGTCTGAACGCCGCTACTAAAGAACTCACTTTGGCCGAGCTCGAAGAAATCAAAGGCAAATTGGATGCCATTATCGAACAACGTGCAGAAGAAGAAGCTGAGCGCGAGAAAGAAGAAGCTGAGCGCACCGCTAAAATTGATGAGCTGCGTAAAGCCATGGCTGAAGCCGGTATTTCTGCTGAAGATATTATCGGTGGTAGCAGCACTGGTACTTCCCGCCGTGGCGGTAAAGGCGCTAAACGCCCAGCTAAATATCGTTTGGAAAAAGACGGTGAAGAGTACCTGTGGACCGGTATCGGCCGTATGCCTAAAGTATTCAAGGAAATCGTTGATAACGGCGGTAACCTGGACAACTACTTGATTAAATAAGTAATTATGTCTTTAGAAAGGGCCTTAACGGCCCTTTTTTTATTTTGTAATAATCGCTTTTATTTTTGTCTTTAACGACGAAGCGCAAAACCGGCTAAGTAACTGCCCCACGCTGTACCCCCCGCTATTTGCTTGCAACAATGCAAAAGGTTGTTTTTTAACCACCACCCCGACCGTTAAAGAATTTTTAACAGCTACACAATTCGTTTAGATGAATTCAGAATTCTTTCATTTATAATTCGGTTTTAACGATATAACTAAAAATAATGAATCGTGCTCCAAGGTCAGCGAAAGCCCCGTTGCCATTTGCCGCCCATAAAAAAAGGCCTCATGGGAGGCCTTTTTTTAAAACTTGCTGTGAGCAGGACAACAGCTGTCGTCATCCGTATCTAAAGCATGATGCCCTTCTTCCTTTTTCGCGGCTAAATAACGGGCATTATGATCATTTCGGTAAACGCGGGTACCGACTCTGTCGTCTACGTGAATACCATTACCGGTCAGTTGCTCAATTTTTCGCGGGTTATTCGTTAACAAACGAATATGGTCAACCCCTAATGATTTTAGCATCTCAGCCGCTACAGCAAAATCTCGCTGGTCATCTTCAAAGCCCAAGGCACGATTGGCCTCATAGGTATTCATACCTTGGTCCTGAAGTGCATAGGCGTCCAACTTATTGATTAAGCCTATACCCCGCCCTTCTTGGCGAAGATAAAGAATCAAACCGCCCTCGGCACTAATGCGCACAATGGCTTCTTCTAACTGCGGGCCACAATCACAGCGCGCCGACATAAAAACATCACCGGTAACGCATTCAGAGTGCATTCTGACCAATGGTTTTTCACGGTGCCAATCACCGAGGGCTAACGCAAAATGTTCTTTGCCATCAGCCAAATTGTCGAAAGTAATAAAGGTCGCCAGATAACGGCCTCCAAGGACAGGTATCTCAACCTGACGTCTTACCTTGACTGCTTTATCGCCAGTATCAGCTATCATCGCTTCACCTTTACTCCTGCCCGGCGCTCTAATACCGCCGACGCGTTGTATTGCTTGCTTCTTTAAAGCCTAGGCCCTGTTCCCTAAAGGAGCACGGACTTAAAATTGGCCGGCCTCACGCCGTTTGGGGGTGCAATGATAGATCAGTCCGCAAAATTAATAACCCCAGAAAAAGGAATCAGTTTGTTCGTTTTGCTGCACAACCGATCACAACCTTGGATGTGCCGGATGCAACGCCGCGCAGACTTGGCTAGAATATGGCGCCTTTTTGGCGGCACTTTTATTGAGGTTAAGCATGAGTAATCAGACCGTCGGCTTTGTGAGCCTGGGTTGCCCAAAAAACCTGGTGGATTCCGAGCGGATCCTGACCCAACTGCGGGTTGAGGGTTATAACATCGTACCCAGCTACAACGACGCCGATCTGGTGATCGTCAACACCTGTGGTTTTATCGACAGCGCCGTACAAGAATCGCTGGATGCCATTGGTGAAGCCTTAAATGAAAACGGCAAGGTCATTGTTACCGGCTGTCTGGGCGCCAAAGAAGATGACATTCGCCAGATCCACCCGCACGTGCTTGGTATTACCGGCCCCCATGCTTATGAAGCCGTGCTCGACACCGTGCACCAGCATCTACCCCAGCGCCAAAGCCATAACCCTTTTACCGACTTGGTGCC
Encoded here:
- a CDS encoding H-NS histone family protein, which codes for MSDFLQILGNQRRLNAATKELTLAELEEIKGKLDAIIEQRAEEEAEREKEEAERTAKIDELRKAMAEAGISAEDIIGGSSTGTSRRGGKGAKRPAKYRLEKDGEEYLWTGIGRMPKVFKEIVDNGGNLDNYLIK
- a CDS encoding electron transfer flavoprotein-ubiquinone oxidoreductase, whose protein sequence is MERETMEFDVVVVGAGPAGLSAACRLKQLNSALSVCVVEKGSEVGAHILSGALFDPKALKELFADFMERRAPLDTAVTQDKLYILKENGQQTIPHWAVPPSLHNNGSFIISLGNFCRWLAEQAEALGVEIYPGFPGSELLFDDNGSVCGVITGDMGRNNDGSPGTQFQPGLALKARYTLLAEGCRGHLGKAVIDRFDLDKDKTPQHYAIGFKELWRIPPRQHQPGLVIHGSGWPLDKTAAGGSFLYHLEKDLVSVGLIIDLNYRDPYLSPFDEFQRLKQHPLYAQYLKDGERLSYGARAIAKGGLQALPQMVFPGGFLIGCDAGTLNGARIKGSHTAMKSGLLAAEAIADAVATNTPVTAEHFQLRLKDSWLYKELYQARNFNAALHKWGPIAGGAINWLEQTLFKGKAPWTITDPLADHLHLETIDSHQPRHYPKADGKLTFDRLSSVFISNTNHAENQPCHLKLKDPELAVGYNLKRFAEPAQRYCPAGVYEIVEEGGHPRLQINAQNCIHCKTCDIKDPTLNIQWCPPEGGGGPNYPNM
- the ribA gene encoding GTP cyclohydrolase II codes for the protein MIADTGDKAVKVRRQVEIPVLGGRYLATFITFDNLADGKEHFALALGDWHREKPLVRMHSECVTGDVFMSARCDCGPQLEEAIVRISAEGGLILYLRQEGRGIGLINKLDAYALQDQGMNTYEANRALGFEDDQRDFAVAAEMLKSLGVDHIRLLTNNPRKIEQLTGNGIHVDDRVGTRVYRNDHNARYLAAKKEEGHHALDTDDDSCCPAHSKF
- a CDS encoding electron transfer flavoprotein subunit beta/FixA family protein, yielding MKILVAVKRVIDYNVKVRVKGDNSGVDLANTKMAINPFCEIAVEEAVRLKEQGKAEEVVAVSVGADACQEQLRTALALGADRAILVKTEDGLDSLLVAKLLAKVCQQEQPDLVLMGKQAIDSDNNQTGQMLAAINDWPQAIFASKVALNGQELLVTREVDGGLETLALTLPALVTTDLRLNEPRYASLPNIMKAKRKPLDVITGTELGVELSARTRVLAVTPPPSRQGGEVLDGVDSLIDKLKNQAKVIS